From a region of the Sinorhizobium sp. B11 genome:
- the aroA gene encoding 3-phosphoshikimate 1-carboxyvinyltransferase, translating into MSKAKLTIIPPGKPLTGRAVVPGSKSITNRALLLAGLAKGTSRLTGALKSDDTKYMAEALRAMGVQIEEPDDTTFVVTGSGKLHQPKAPLFLGNAGTATRFLAAAVASVDGTVVVDGDEHMRKRPIGPLVAALRSLGIDAEAPTGCPPVTVRGNGHFASGRVEIDAGLSSQYVSALLMAAPLAKQGANAPVTIALAGTDIGARGYVDLTLAAMEAFGAKVEQLDAATWRVEPTGYTATDFVIEPDASAATYLWAAEVLSGGTIDLGVANDAFTQPDAKAYETIAKFPHLPAEIDGSQMQDAIPTIAVLAAFNETPVRFVGIANLRVKECDRIRALSTGLNNIREGLAVEEGDDLIVHSDPALAGQTLPADIDTFADHRIAMSFALAGLKIDDITILDPDCVGKTFPAYWRTLAGLGVAYKDEA; encoded by the coding sequence ATGAGTAAAGCCAAGCTCACCATCATCCCGCCGGGCAAGCCGCTCACCGGTCGTGCCGTGGTTCCGGGCTCGAAGTCGATCACTAACCGCGCCCTGCTTTTGGCAGGTCTTGCCAAGGGCACGAGCCGGCTGACCGGCGCGCTGAAGAGCGACGACACGAAATATATGGCCGAAGCGCTGCGGGCCATGGGCGTGCAGATCGAGGAGCCCGACGATACGACCTTTGTCGTTACCGGCAGCGGCAAGCTCCATCAGCCGAAAGCCCCGCTTTTCCTCGGCAATGCAGGCACGGCCACCCGCTTCCTGGCGGCCGCTGTTGCCTCCGTCGACGGCACGGTCGTGGTTGACGGCGATGAGCATATGCGCAAGCGGCCGATCGGCCCGCTCGTCGCGGCGCTGAGGTCGCTGGGCATCGATGCTGAGGCGCCGACAGGCTGCCCGCCGGTGACCGTGCGCGGCAACGGGCATTTTGCCTCCGGCCGCGTCGAGATCGATGCCGGTCTTTCCAGCCAGTATGTTTCAGCTCTTCTGATGGCCGCACCGCTCGCCAAGCAGGGCGCCAACGCGCCCGTCACGATTGCGCTTGCCGGTACCGATATCGGTGCCCGCGGCTACGTGGATTTGACGCTTGCAGCCATGGAGGCCTTTGGTGCCAAGGTCGAACAGCTCGATGCCGCGACCTGGCGCGTCGAGCCGACCGGCTACACCGCAACCGATTTCGTCATCGAGCCGGATGCCTCAGCGGCAACATATCTCTGGGCCGCTGAAGTGCTGAGCGGCGGTACGATCGATCTTGGTGTAGCGAACGATGCCTTCACCCAGCCGGATGCCAAGGCCTATGAGACGATCGCCAAGTTCCCGCACCTGCCGGCCGAAATAGACGGCTCGCAGATGCAGGACGCCATCCCGACGATCGCGGTTCTTGCCGCCTTCAACGAGACACCGGTCCGTTTCGTCGGCATTGCCAACCTGCGCGTCAAGGAATGCGACCGTATCCGCGCCCTATCCACGGGGCTGAACAATATTCGCGAAGGTTTGGCGGTCGAGGAAGGCGATGATCTGATCGTCCATTCCGACCCTGCGCTCGCGGGCCAGACGCTGCCGGCCGATATCGACACCTTTGCCGACCATCGCATCGCCATGAGCTTTGCGCTTGCCGGTTTGAAGATCGACGACATTACCATTCTGGACCCTGATTGTGTCGGCAAGACCTTTCCGGCTTACTGGCGTACGCTTGCGGGGCTGGGGGTTGCCTACAAGGACGAGGCCTGA
- a CDS encoding Nramp family divalent metal transporter — MDIINPNAKGGWRTERGEASLSDVYRTVGTGRHSSTWRRAAAFLGPGYMVAVGYMDPGNWATSLAGGSKFGYALLTVALLSNIMAIVLQSLCARLAIGSGRDLAQACRDAYPSYVAVPLWAFAEIAIIATDIAEVIGTAIGLNLLFGIPLEIGVVITALDVFVILLLQRLGFRWIEAFIITLLGVIAICFAVQIFLADPQWGAVIRGFLPTTEVVTNPEMLYLALGILGATVMPHNLYLHSGIVQTRSYGHTVPEKKEALTFATLDSTVALCFALLINASILILAAAAFNANGKTDVVELGEAHSLLSPLLGLAIAPTLFGIALLCCGLNSTVTATLAGQIVMEGFLKIRLKPWVRRLITRAIAIVPAAFVTIWYGDQGTAELLILTQVVLSLQLSFAVFPLVMFTASKAKMGELVAPKWLSAVAYVIAVVIAGLNVKLLLDVVTGG, encoded by the coding sequence ATGGACATCATAAATCCGAACGCAAAGGGCGGCTGGCGAACCGAGCGCGGGGAAGCCTCGCTCTCCGACGTTTACCGCACTGTTGGCACGGGACGGCACAGCTCCACGTGGCGACGCGCGGCCGCCTTCCTCGGCCCTGGCTACATGGTTGCCGTCGGCTACATGGACCCTGGCAACTGGGCGACCTCGCTCGCCGGCGGATCGAAGTTCGGTTATGCGCTGCTAACCGTCGCACTGCTTTCGAACATCATGGCGATCGTGCTGCAATCGCTTTGCGCGCGTCTTGCCATCGGCTCCGGCCGAGATCTGGCGCAGGCCTGTCGCGATGCCTATCCAAGCTATGTCGCCGTACCGCTCTGGGCCTTTGCAGAAATCGCCATCATCGCCACCGATATTGCCGAAGTGATCGGCACGGCGATCGGCCTCAATCTGCTTTTCGGAATTCCGCTCGAAATCGGCGTGGTGATTACCGCGCTCGACGTCTTCGTCATCCTTCTCCTGCAAAGGCTCGGCTTCCGTTGGATCGAGGCCTTCATCATCACGCTTCTCGGCGTCATCGCAATCTGCTTTGCGGTGCAGATCTTCCTTGCCGATCCGCAATGGGGCGCCGTCATCAGGGGTTTCCTGCCGACAACGGAGGTCGTCACCAATCCGGAAATGCTCTACTTGGCGCTCGGCATTCTGGGCGCTACCGTGATGCCGCATAACCTCTACCTTCACTCCGGCATCGTGCAGACGCGCTCCTACGGCCATACCGTGCCGGAGAAGAAGGAGGCGCTGACCTTCGCGACCCTCGACTCCACCGTGGCGCTCTGCTTCGCGCTGCTGATCAACGCCTCCATCCTCATCCTTGCCGCAGCCGCCTTCAATGCCAATGGCAAGACGGATGTGGTGGAACTTGGTGAAGCGCATTCGCTGCTGTCGCCGCTGCTCGGTCTTGCGATTGCGCCGACGCTCTTCGGCATCGCACTGCTCTGCTGCGGCCTGAATTCCACGGTCACCGCCACGCTTGCCGGGCAGATCGTCATGGAAGGTTTCCTGAAAATCCGGCTGAAGCCATGGGTGCGCCGCCTGATCACCCGCGCCATCGCCATCGTTCCCGCCGCTTTCGTGACGATCTGGTACGGCGATCAGGGTACGGCGGAACTGCTGATCCTGACGCAGGTGGTGCTCAGCCTGCAGCTTTCCTTCGCCGTCTTCCCGCTCGTCATGTTCACGGCCAGCAAGGCGAAGATGGGGGAACTGGTGGCACCGAAGTGGCTGAGCGCCGTCGCCTATGTGATCGCTGTCGTGATCGCCGGTCTGAACGTCAAGTTGCTCCTCGACGTCGTGACCGGTGGCTAA
- a CDS encoding LemA family protein: MYIILAIVVLIALYVIFIYNGLVRSRQMAEEAWSGIDVQLKRRADLIPNLIETVKGYAAHEKSTLEEVVELRNKAQAVPAGDVAGRAQAEGLLGQALGRVMALAEAYPDLKANQNFSELQASLETMESEIQMARRYYNGAARDLNVKVESFPSNLVAGQFGFSKREYFEITNEADRAVPSVKF; the protein is encoded by the coding sequence ATGTACATAATACTCGCTATTGTCGTCCTCATCGCACTCTACGTCATCTTCATCTATAACGGCCTCGTCCGTTCCCGGCAGATGGCCGAGGAGGCGTGGTCCGGAATCGATGTGCAGCTGAAGCGCCGTGCCGACCTGATCCCGAACCTGATCGAGACCGTCAAGGGATATGCGGCCCACGAAAAGAGCACGCTTGAAGAGGTCGTCGAGCTTCGCAATAAGGCTCAGGCCGTTCCTGCTGGCGATGTTGCCGGCAGGGCGCAGGCCGAAGGTCTGCTCGGGCAGGCGCTTGGCCGGGTGATGGCGCTGGCCGAAGCCTATCCCGATCTCAAGGCCAACCAGAATTTCTCCGAACTCCAAGCCTCGCTGGAAACGATGGAAAGCGAAATCCAGATGGCACGCCGCTATTACAACGGCGCGGCCCGCGATCTGAACGTCAAGGTCGAAAGCTTCCCCTCGAACCTCGTTGCCGGCCAGTTCGGATTCTCCAAGCGCGAATATTTCGAAATCACCAACGAGGCCGATCGCGCCGTACCGTCAGTCAAGTTCTGA
- a CDS encoding DUF2007 domain-containing protein yields MHELIRANDPVLLSFAESLMKDAGIACFIADQGMSVLEGSLGMLPRRLLVDETMADQARRILTDAGLGGELRERK; encoded by the coding sequence ATGCATGAGCTTATCCGCGCAAACGATCCCGTTCTGCTCTCTTTTGCCGAGAGCCTTATGAAGGATGCGGGAATTGCGTGCTTCATTGCCGATCAGGGAATGAGCGTGCTCGAGGGATCGCTCGGCATGCTGCCGCGCCGCCTCCTGGTTGACGAGACGATGGCCGATCAGGCCAGGCGCATCCTCACCGATGCGGGTCTCGGCGGCGAATTGCGCGAGCGGAAGTGA
- a CDS encoding DUF2207 domain-containing protein produces the protein MVRRFFGICFALLLALAAQPAIGAEFIASFDSAIQVEKSGAMTVTETITVNAEGDRIRRGIFRDFPLTFRDASGRRRSVDFSVVSVKRDGRDEPWHTESVSGGIRIYAGSEDVTISPGRHQYVFTYRSDRQIRYFNDHDELYWNVTGNGWIFPIRSAVATVTFPQGVMPEDVTFFTGPLGATDKNARSSTDDNRLVVATTAPLGEGEGLTFAAKLPKGAIDPPSADQESSWWFNDNRDYFIGFGGLMLVFLYYTRSWLKVGRDPAREIVVPRWDPPSGISPALVNYIDNRGFSGQGWTALSATALDLAVRGYVRLDDLKNAIVIRRTDKPLGKEKLQAGEADLLKAVGGSNDTLTIDKAHGEKVKSVGQSFRSSIEREHRGKYYNSNAGYITGGVILSAAALVALFVFGSLEPDTIALMVIPIGISVFLSIFVAGFAKALHHGGSLVSKIFAVVAIAIAVFVGLSILSSVVLALASSLMEFHETPMLFAVGGIVLFNILYFFIMGAPTPLGAKMTAGVDGLRQYLTLAEKDRMNMAGVPQMSPQHFETLLPYAVALGVEKPWSRTFESWLAAASAGAAAAAYNPGWYSGNFNSGSFSDRIGGFSSSMASTIASTIPSPPPSSSSSGFSGGGSSGGGGGGGGGGGW, from the coding sequence ATGGTCCGGCGGTTTTTCGGCATTTGTTTCGCGCTATTGCTGGCGCTTGCGGCACAGCCAGCGATCGGTGCGGAATTCATTGCGTCCTTCGATTCCGCCATCCAAGTGGAAAAGAGCGGGGCGATGACGGTAACGGAAACGATCACCGTCAATGCCGAAGGTGACCGCATACGGCGAGGCATTTTTCGCGATTTTCCGCTGACCTTCAGAGATGCAAGCGGGCGGCGTCGCAGCGTCGATTTCAGCGTCGTCTCGGTCAAGCGTGACGGCAGGGACGAGCCGTGGCATACGGAATCCGTCTCCGGCGGCATCCGCATTTATGCCGGCTCCGAAGATGTCACGATCTCTCCCGGCCGCCACCAATATGTCTTCACCTATCGGAGCGACCGTCAGATCCGCTATTTCAACGATCATGACGAACTTTACTGGAACGTCACCGGCAATGGCTGGATATTCCCGATCCGCTCGGCCGTGGCGACGGTCACCTTTCCCCAAGGGGTGATGCCAGAGGATGTGACGTTCTTCACCGGCCCGCTCGGGGCCACGGATAAGAATGCTCGCTCAAGCACCGATGACAACAGGCTGGTTGTCGCGACCACCGCGCCTCTCGGTGAAGGCGAGGGGCTGACCTTTGCCGCAAAGCTGCCGAAGGGGGCGATCGATCCACCGAGTGCCGATCAGGAAAGTTCCTGGTGGTTCAACGATAACCGGGATTATTTCATTGGGTTCGGCGGGCTGATGCTCGTCTTTCTCTATTATACGCGCTCCTGGCTGAAGGTTGGCCGTGATCCGGCGCGTGAGATCGTCGTGCCGCGATGGGATCCACCTTCCGGCATCTCGCCGGCCCTCGTCAACTACATCGACAACAGAGGTTTTTCCGGTCAGGGCTGGACGGCCCTTTCGGCCACGGCTCTCGATCTCGCCGTGCGCGGATACGTCCGGCTCGATGACCTCAAGAACGCCATCGTCATACGCCGCACCGACAAGCCGCTCGGCAAGGAGAAGCTGCAGGCAGGCGAGGCGGATCTCCTGAAAGCCGTGGGCGGCAGCAACGATACGCTGACCATCGACAAGGCCCACGGCGAGAAGGTCAAATCCGTCGGCCAGAGCTTCCGCTCCTCGATCGAACGGGAACACCGCGGCAAATACTACAATTCCAATGCCGGCTATATCACCGGCGGCGTGATCCTGAGTGCCGCGGCTTTGGTGGCCCTCTTCGTCTTCGGTTCGCTGGAACCGGATACGATCGCACTGATGGTTATCCCGATCGGCATTTCCGTCTTCCTGTCCATCTTCGTTGCGGGTTTTGCGAAAGCACTGCATCACGGCGGCTCGCTCGTGAGCAAGATTTTCGCCGTTGTTGCCATTGCGATCGCCGTCTTCGTGGGCTTGAGCATTCTATCGAGCGTCGTGCTGGCGCTCGCCTCATCACTGATGGAATTTCACGAAACGCCGATGCTCTTTGCCGTCGGCGGCATCGTGCTCTTCAATATCCTCTATTTCTTCATCATGGGTGCTCCGACACCGCTCGGCGCCAAGATGACGGCCGGCGTGGATGGCCTCAGGCAATATCTGACGCTCGCCGAAAAGGACCGCATGAACATGGCCGGCGTGCCGCAAATGTCGCCGCAGCATTTCGAAACCCTGCTGCCCTACGCGGTGGCTCTCGGTGTCGAAAAGCCGTGGTCGCGGACTTTTGAGTCATGGCTGGCCGCAGCCTCGGCGGGCGCTGCCGCGGCTGCCTATAATCCTGGCTGGTATTCCGGCAACTTCAATAGCGGCAGCTTTTCGGACCGGATTGGCGGCTTCTCGTCATCGATGGCCTCGACCATTGCTTCCACCATTCCGTCCCCACCGCCCTCCAGTTCGTCCTCGGGCTTTTCCGGCGGCGGTTCCTCAGGTGGCGGTGGCGGAGGCGGCGGAGGCGGGGGCTGGTAA
- a CDS encoding glycine--tRNA ligase subunit alpha, with amino-acid sequence MPATIPDHMNPKRSFQALILTLHNYWADKGCAVLQPYDMEVGAGTFHPATTLRALGPKPWKAAYVQPSRRPSDGRYGENPNRLQHYYQYQVILKPNPPNLQELYLGSLAAIGLDPLLHDIRFVEDDWESPTLGAWGLGWECWCDGMEVSQFTYFQQICGIECSPVAGELTYGLERLAMYVQGVDNVYDLNFNGREGDEKISYGDVFLQAEQEYSRHNFEFANTEMLHRHFIDAEKECQALLAAGAPGDNANQRLHKCVFPAYDQCIKASHVFNLLDARGVISVTERQSYILRVRTLAKACGEAFLLTDAGGLNLPKEAA; translated from the coding sequence ATGCCCGCGACAATTCCAGACCATATGAACCCGAAGCGCTCTTTCCAGGCGCTGATCCTCACCCTGCATAATTACTGGGCGGACAAGGGTTGTGCGGTCCTGCAGCCCTATGACATGGAAGTTGGCGCCGGCACCTTCCACCCGGCCACGACGCTGCGCGCGCTCGGCCCCAAGCCTTGGAAAGCCGCATACGTTCAGCCCTCCCGCCGCCCCTCCGACGGCCGCTATGGCGAAAACCCCAACCGTTTGCAGCACTACTACCAGTATCAGGTCATCCTGAAGCCGAACCCGCCGAACCTGCAGGAGCTTTACCTCGGCTCGCTCGCGGCGATAGGCCTCGACCCGCTGCTGCACGACATCCGCTTCGTCGAAGACGATTGGGAAAGCCCGACACTCGGCGCCTGGGGCCTCGGCTGGGAATGCTGGTGCGACGGCATGGAAGTCTCGCAGTTCACCTATTTCCAGCAGATCTGCGGCATCGAATGCTCGCCGGTCGCAGGCGAGCTGACCTATGGTCTCGAGCGCCTCGCCATGTATGTTCAGGGCGTCGATAACGTCTACGACCTGAACTTCAACGGCCGCGAGGGCGACGAGAAGATCAGCTACGGCGATGTCTTCCTGCAGGCCGAGCAGGAATATTCCCGCCACAATTTCGAATTCGCCAATACCGAGATGCTGCATCGCCACTTCATCGATGCCGAAAAGGAATGCCAAGCGCTTCTCGCTGCCGGCGCGCCTGGCGACAATGCCAACCAGCGCCTGCATAAATGCGTCTTCCCGGCCTATGACCAGTGCATCAAGGCAAGCCACGTCTTCAACCTGCTCGACGCCCGCGGCGTGATCTCCGTCACCGAGCGCCAGAGTTACATCCTTCGCGTACGCACGCTGGCCAAGGCCTGCGGCGAAGCGTTCCTGCTGACGGACGCGGGTGGCCTAAATCTCCCGAAAGAGGCGGCGTAA
- a CDS encoding DUF2207 domain-containing protein produces MLRVVSSWIILCVFSALLTSCGNFDEEFLVESVKTTVEVSDDGSADVSENFAIAVKKSTNYGGVYVDVPQRFKDASGNVHRRDFELFSTRRDGREEHHFVEQNVPGYSIYIGKEHCKRCPTNIPVGLSYIKIIYRLGRLVREEDDQQVLVLPAYMGRVHDWSAEKTVVLTVPPGGVLRPLKLDPAAYEMTQNTPGEIEVSIAAGEPDRVLPDIEIEYPKGTFRQATIGTQARWWLSDHFLTFISIAGPVITGLFVALRLRSKWQLPENLADVDTKVVRTTSPALAAYLFWDWKEDAAKAAFLASVCHLAVKRKFRISGLNEDAEASELSAKKARKGKVTGVKWYSLPAASRLVFEQIEKEKPVDDRRRIMRAWNNLNGELYKKVVEEYGRLSSGVDRSKLLTVLSVLVISVGVAYFSGLLLYSVAVCGILLMSLLVAMGSLRPERINWPNNFKDALGLYVGLPVLAVIALYYITTAELVSEQWPYLLIIVMDIAALVAALMMKRTPTPTQRQLRNNLLALNRYFLGKIDGPKMSIESYERCLPFAIAFGAEQRWTARFNQWLASEQIDAYAPDWLKKS; encoded by the coding sequence ATGCTTCGGGTGGTCTCATCGTGGATTATCCTATGCGTGTTTTCCGCATTGCTGACGTCATGCGGCAATTTTGACGAGGAGTTCCTGGTCGAGTCCGTAAAGACGACGGTTGAAGTGTCCGATGACGGCAGTGCTGACGTGTCGGAAAACTTCGCCATCGCGGTCAAGAAGTCGACCAATTACGGTGGCGTCTACGTTGATGTACCGCAACGCTTCAAGGATGCGTCAGGTAACGTTCACCGGCGAGATTTCGAGCTGTTTTCTACCCGGCGCGATGGGCGTGAAGAACACCATTTTGTAGAACAGAATGTGCCGGGCTACTCGATTTATATCGGCAAGGAGCATTGTAAGCGCTGCCCTACCAACATTCCCGTCGGCCTCAGCTATATCAAGATCATCTACCGGCTAGGCCGTCTGGTCCGTGAAGAGGATGATCAACAGGTTCTTGTCCTGCCTGCTTATATGGGCCGTGTTCATGACTGGAGCGCCGAGAAGACTGTTGTTCTCACAGTTCCGCCCGGGGGTGTGCTGCGCCCGTTAAAGCTTGACCCCGCAGCTTATGAAATGACGCAGAATACACCCGGCGAGATCGAAGTATCTATTGCTGCAGGTGAGCCTGACCGGGTGCTCCCTGACATTGAGATCGAATACCCGAAAGGAACCTTTCGGCAGGCGACGATTGGGACGCAGGCGCGCTGGTGGCTCTCCGACCATTTTTTGACATTCATAAGCATTGCCGGGCCGGTGATCACAGGCCTGTTCGTCGCATTGAGATTGCGATCCAAGTGGCAGTTGCCTGAGAATTTGGCGGACGTAGACACCAAAGTGGTGCGGACCACATCTCCTGCTCTGGCCGCCTATCTTTTCTGGGATTGGAAGGAGGATGCTGCAAAGGCCGCGTTTCTGGCTTCTGTCTGCCATCTCGCAGTGAAGCGAAAGTTCCGCATTTCCGGTCTCAATGAAGACGCCGAGGCTTCGGAATTGTCCGCCAAGAAAGCACGAAAGGGCAAGGTGACTGGCGTCAAGTGGTATAGCCTTCCGGCCGCCAGCCGTTTGGTCTTCGAGCAGATTGAGAAAGAAAAACCTGTCGATGATCGGCGCAGAATTATGCGGGCTTGGAACAATTTGAACGGAGAGCTGTACAAGAAAGTTGTCGAGGAATACGGGCGCTTAAGTAGTGGGGTGGATCGCAGTAAATTATTGACTGTACTTTCTGTCCTGGTTATTAGCGTTGGGGTTGCGTATTTTTCGGGCCTATTGCTTTATTCTGTGGCCGTATGCGGTATATTGCTAATGTCGCTTCTTGTCGCGATGGGAAGCCTGCGCCCGGAGCGGATCAATTGGCCCAACAATTTTAAGGACGCGCTCGGTTTATATGTAGGTCTACCTGTATTGGCGGTTATTGCGCTGTACTACATTACCACCGCCGAGCTTGTCAGCGAACAGTGGCCATATCTGCTGATCATTGTGATGGATATTGCCGCCCTCGTCGCCGCTCTGATGATGAAGCGCACGCCAACCCCAACACAACGTCAGCTCCGTAACAATCTGCTGGCGCTAAATCGTTATTTTCTCGGTAAGATAGATGGTCCGAAAATGTCGATCGAAAGCTACGAGCGTTGCCTTCCATTCGCCATAGCATTTGGCGCAGAGCAACGCTGGACCGCGCGCTTCAATCAGTGGCTGGCGAGCGAACAGATAGATGCCTACGCTCCTGATTGGTTGAAAAAATCCTAG
- a CDS encoding methyltransferase, whose product MTQAVTDTIDAFHRGLFHIVQPKGRGHRAGMDAMLLAALIADDRAIKVADLGAGAGAAGLAVASRLAKAEVVLFERSAEMADYARRSIELPGNAPMAGRVSVVEADVTLTARARNDAGLIDESFDHVIMNPPFNDAGDRRTPDALKAEAHAMTDDLFESWIRTAGAIMIPGGQLSLIARPQSIAEIIDACGRRFGGIEITAVHPREGENAVRILVTAIKGSRARLSLRAPLIMHEEGSHKFSPLVDDFNNGRAAYGRL is encoded by the coding sequence ATGACGCAGGCGGTGACTGACACGATAGACGCCTTTCATCGCGGCCTTTTTCATATCGTTCAGCCGAAGGGCAGGGGCCATCGTGCCGGCATGGACGCCATGCTGCTCGCCGCTCTTATTGCCGATGATCGCGCGATCAAGGTGGCCGATCTCGGTGCCGGAGCGGGTGCAGCCGGCCTTGCTGTCGCCTCGCGCCTTGCAAAGGCCGAGGTCGTACTTTTCGAGCGATCGGCGGAGATGGCTGACTACGCCCGCCGCAGCATCGAACTGCCTGGCAATGCCCCTATGGCGGGGCGCGTCTCGGTCGTCGAGGCCGATGTCACGCTGACGGCCAGGGCGCGAAACGACGCAGGTCTCATCGACGAAAGCTTCGATCACGTTATTATGAACCCGCCGTTCAACGATGCCGGCGACCGCAGGACGCCGGATGCGCTGAAGGCCGAAGCCCACGCCATGACGGATGACCTGTTCGAAAGCTGGATCCGAACGGCTGGGGCCATCATGATACCGGGCGGACAACTGTCGCTGATCGCAAGGCCGCAATCGATCGCCGAGATCATCGACGCCTGCGGCAGACGCTTCGGCGGCATCGAGATCACTGCCGTTCATCCGCGTGAAGGAGAAAACGCCGTCCGCATCCTGGTGACGGCGATCAAGGGCTCACGGGCACGGCTTTCGCTGCGTGCGCCCCTCATCATGCACGAAGAGGGGAGCCACAAGTTCTCCCCTCTCGTCGATGATTTCAACAATGGACGCGCGGCCTATGGCAGGCTCTGA
- a CDS encoding S49 family peptidase, with translation MAGFLRKLMPKRFRKDGIVIPVVKLQGAIISGGGQFRPTLNLANVAPVLEKAFSAKDTPAVAISINSPGGSPVQSRLIFARIRELAREKQKKVLVFVEDVAASGGYMIALAGDEIIADPTSIVGSIGVVSGGFGFPELLKKIGVERRVYTAGENKVILDPFQPEKEKDIEYLKSLQLEIHQVFISMVRERRAGKLTDDATVFSGLFWSGTRGLELGLIDGLGDMRQELKKRYGQKTKLQLVTATRGLLGRRIPGISPVSLEGAASGLASGLVEAAEERALWSRYGL, from the coding sequence ATGGCTGGATTTTTGAGAAAGCTGATGCCGAAGCGGTTTCGGAAGGATGGGATCGTCATACCCGTCGTCAAGCTGCAGGGCGCGATCATCAGCGGCGGCGGTCAGTTCCGCCCGACTCTCAATCTCGCCAATGTCGCGCCGGTTCTGGAGAAGGCCTTCTCCGCGAAGGACACGCCGGCTGTTGCCATCTCGATCAATTCGCCGGGCGGTTCGCCTGTCCAGTCTCGCCTTATCTTCGCACGCATCCGTGAGTTGGCGCGCGAAAAGCAGAAGAAGGTGCTGGTCTTCGTGGAAGATGTGGCGGCCTCCGGCGGCTACATGATCGCGCTGGCGGGCGATGAAATCATCGCCGACCCGACCTCCATCGTCGGCTCGATCGGCGTCGTCTCCGGCGGCTTCGGCTTTCCGGAGCTCCTGAAGAAAATCGGCGTCGAGCGCCGCGTCTATACGGCAGGCGAGAACAAGGTGATCCTCGATCCCTTCCAGCCCGAGAAGGAAAAGGACATCGAATATCTGAAGAGCCTGCAGCTCGAGATCCACCAGGTCTTCATCTCGATGGTGCGCGAGCGCCGCGCCGGCAAGCTGACGGACGATGCGACAGTTTTCTCCGGCCTCTTCTGGAGCGGCACGCGCGGCCTGGAACTCGGCCTCATCGATGGCCTCGGCGACATGCGCCAGGAACTGAAAAAACGCTATGGCCAGAAAACGAAGCTTCAGCTCGTAACGGCCACCCGTGGCCTGCTCGGTCGCCGTATTCCCGGCATCTCGCCGGTCTCGCTTGAAGGGGCGGCTTCCGGTCTCGCATCGGGGCTTGTCGAAGCGGCGGAAGAAAGGGCATTGTGGAGCCGCTACGGGCTCTAA